GGTGGCAGCCACAGACTGGTGACGCGTTGCTTCGGATGGGGCGAAGAGGGGCAACACGGTCCGATCGCCTACGGTGCCAGCGCCGACCCGCTGCAATCCATGGCGTTCGGACGCGAATGGGGCGGGGGTTCGAGGACCGTGACCGCGCGCGAGCAGCCCGGTTCGCTGGCCGAGACGCTGGCCGGTGCGGGCCGGTTCAGGACGCCGCCGCCGGACGTCGAAACGCCGCTGGCAGAGGTCGATTATGCGCTGCGCTGGGTTCCGAGCGCCTATCGCGCGCTGCTGATCGAACTGGCGCAGCAGCTCGGCGTGCGACACGTGCAGGCGCGATCGATCGGGGTAGAGACCGATGGCGCGATCGGGGCGAAGGCGCTCGCAATCGAAGGCGGGTCGCGGATCGAAGCGGACCTGTTCCTCGACTGCAGCGGACCGGCGGCGCACCTGCTGCGCGCGTTGCCCACCTGTCGCGAGCGGGAGTGGTCGGATACCTTGCCGACGCGCCGGGTGCTGGTGGCCAGGCCCGGCGGCCCGATGCTCGCGCTGGAGGACCGGATCTCGCTGCTGGCGGACGGCTGGCTGACCGAGCTCGCCGGACGTGACGGCTTGCACACCGTTCTCGGCGTCGGCGAAAGGGTATCCGAAGCGGCGGCGATGCAGGCCCTGGCTTCGCCGTTGCAATACGCGGTCGAACTCGCCCCGGCGCGGGTCGCCGAACCATGGATCGGCAATGTCATCGCGATCGGCGATGCAAGCGCGCGGTTCGAACCGCTCGGCTGGCTCAATCTCGACCTTGCGCATCGCCAGCTGGCGCTGCTGCTGGAGCTGCTGCCGGGCAAGGTGATCGAACCGCTCGAGCGCGCCGAATACAATCGTCGTTCGGGCATGATGATGGACACTGCGCGCGATACGCTGGCGCTGTTCTACGCCGCACCGCGTGCCCGCCGGGTGTTCGCGAGTGTCACGCCGCAGCACGTCTCGCTGACGATCGACCAGTTCACCCGGCGGGGACGCCTGCCATTCCGCGAGGAATCGCCGCTGTTTGCCGAAGAGCAGATGGCGCTGCTGCGCGCGGTCGGTTTCGAACGCGGCACACCGCCGCAATTCAGCGCAGGCGATCCGCGCCAGATCGACGCGGCGCGACAGGCGTTTTCGGCCCGGGCACAGGCCGCACTGGACTACGCGCCGCCCTACCAGCAATGGCTGGCAAGCGTGACAGGCGCGACCGGCTGACGGCCGGGGCTAGGCGACC
The Erythrobacter sp. JK5 DNA segment above includes these coding regions:
- a CDS encoding tryptophan 7-halogenase, whose product is MSEARPALDRIAVAGDGQVGVLAALALKRALPACEITVVGLAPDPAAFADHAATALPFTNKLHDRLGIREDWIVARAGGSHRLVTRCFGWGEEGQHGPIAYGASADPLQSMAFGREWGGGSRTVTAREQPGSLAETLAGAGRFRTPPPDVETPLAEVDYALRWVPSAYRALLIELAQQLGVRHVQARSIGVETDGAIGAKALAIEGGSRIEADLFLDCSGPAAHLLRALPTCREREWSDTLPTRRVLVARPGGPMLALEDRISLLADGWLTELAGRDGLHTVLGVGERVSEAAAMQALASPLQYAVELAPARVAEPWIGNVIAIGDASARFEPLGWLNLDLAHRQLALLLELLPGKVIEPLERAEYNRRSGMMMDTARDTLALFYAAPRARRVFASVTPQHVSLTIDQFTRRGRLPFREESPLFAEEQMALLRAVGFERGTPPQFSAGDPRQIDAARQAFSARAQAALDYAPPYQQWLASVTGATG